Proteins from a genomic interval of Gopherus evgoodei ecotype Sinaloan lineage chromosome 7, rGopEvg1_v1.p, whole genome shotgun sequence:
- the LOC115654786 gene encoding NADH dehydrogenase [ubiquinone] iron-sulfur protein 3, mitochondrial-like, which yields MLAVALGLAWAGLRAAARPAVLLQARFEGSSTTETRPTVQPKDEVAQNQLCAFGEYVAEILPKYIQQLQVTCFNELERYIHPDGIVPILTFLQDHTNAQFKSLADLTAIDVPTRQYRFEIVYNLLSLHFNSRIRVKMYTDERTPVDSAVSVHQAANWYEREVWDMYGVFFANHPDLRRILTDYGFEGHPFRKDFPLSGYVEVRYDDEVKQVVAEPVELAQEFRKFDLNSPWETFPAYRTAPETLKLEAGEKKGDAK from the coding sequence atgTTGGCAGTAGcgctggggctggcctgggctggCCTTAGAGCTGCTGCACGCCCTGCAGTGCTGTTGCAAGCTCGTTTTGAGGGGAGCTCCACAACAGAGACCCGTCCCACCGTTCAACCAAAGGATGAAGTGGCCCAGAACCAGCTATGTGCTTTTGGAGAGTATGTGGCTGAAATTCTGCCCAAGTATATCCAGCAACTCCAGGTGACCTGTTTCAATGAATTGGAGAGATATATCCATCCTGATGGGATTGTTCCAATTCTGACTTTTCTTCAAGATCACACCAATGCCCAATTTAAATCCCTGGCTGATTTGACTGCTATTGATGTCCCAACTCGACAATACCGTTTTGAGATTGTTTATAATCTCCTGTCTCTGCACTTCAATTCTCGGATCCGTGTGAAGATGTACACAGATGAGCGGACACCTGTTGATTCAGCAGTGTCAGTGCACCAGGCAGCAAACTGGTATGAAAGAGAGGTTTGGGACATGTATGGAGTCTTCTTTGCCAACCACCCTGACCTGAGGCGAATCCTAACAGACTATGGGTTTGAGGGCCACCCATTCCGGAAGGACTTTCCACTCTCTGGATATGTAGAGGTGCGCTATGATGATGAGGTGAAACAGGTGGTGGCAGAGCCTGTGGAGCTGGCTCAGGAGTTCCGTAAATTTGATCTGAATAGTCCCTGGGAGACATTTCCTGCCTATCGCACAGCTCCAGAGACCCTGAAACTAGAAGCAGGAGAAAAGAAAGGAGATGCAAAATAG